In one window of Chryseobacterium phocaeense DNA:
- the blaCHM gene encoding CHM family subclass B1 metallo-beta-lactamase, translating into MKITIINLLIILCSFTILSCNSQKTGSFKPKEVYTSGQLVITQISENSYIHTSYKQTNDFGNVPCNGLVVKNSNETIVFDTPINDKSSEELIQWITDHLHSKINAVIPTHFHDDSMGGLQAFHNHHIPSYSYVKTIELGKKNNFVVSENSFSDSIVLKVGHEKVIAKFFGEGHTKDNSVCYFPAEHILFGGCLLKELEAGKGYLGDANVSEWSATVEKVKKEYPDVKLVVPGHGDYGDGKLLDYTIKLFRNQ; encoded by the coding sequence ATGAAGATAACGATTATAAACCTACTCATTATTTTATGTTCTTTCACCATTTTAAGCTGTAATTCCCAAAAGACAGGCAGCTTTAAACCTAAGGAAGTTTATACATCGGGTCAGCTGGTCATTACCCAGATTTCAGAAAACTCCTATATCCACACCTCCTATAAACAAACCAATGACTTCGGGAATGTTCCGTGTAACGGACTGGTAGTAAAAAATAGTAATGAAACTATTGTTTTTGATACCCCGATTAATGACAAAAGCTCGGAAGAATTAATACAATGGATCACGGATCATCTTCATTCAAAAATCAATGCTGTGATTCCAACTCATTTCCATGATGACAGTATGGGCGGTCTGCAGGCATTTCACAATCATCACATTCCTTCTTATTCATATGTTAAGACAATTGAGCTGGGGAAGAAAAATAATTTTGTGGTCTCTGAAAACAGTTTCAGTGATTCGATAGTTTTAAAAGTGGGGCACGAGAAGGTTATTGCCAAATTCTTTGGGGAAGGCCACACAAAAGACAACTCGGTATGTTATTTTCCGGCTGAGCATATATTATTCGGAGGCTGCTTACTGAAAGAACTGGAAGCCGGTAAAGGATATCTGGGAGATGCCAATGTTTCAGAGTGGTCAGCTACCGTGGAAAAAGTAAAAAAGGAATATCCGGATGTGAAATTGGTTGTTCCGGGACATGGGGACTATGGGGACGGAAAGCTGCTGGATTATACCATCAAATTATTCAGGAATCAGTAG
- a CDS encoding alpha/beta fold hydrolase, translating to MSNQIFNRAVNVDGIRIFYREAGDPKNPSVLLLPGFPTSSVMFKNLMTAMSDKLHLVAPDFPGFGFSDFPPREQFEYTFRNISAYINKFTDEINLSSFTIYLHDYGAAVGFPLCVSHPEKIEGIIVQNGNAYEEGVRLIWDEMKEYWENPTPEKKEKLYAFLSEKGVKEQYTAGLPEELKSTISPELWVLDWDSMKRPGNLDMQYELNCDYRNHMKMYPVFQEYFRAHQPPAIVIWGKYDPFFNNEEAFCYKRDLPDAQIHMLKGSHWVLETNFDEVLNLIDDFFKKR from the coding sequence ATGAGTAACCAGATTTTTAACAGAGCCGTGAACGTTGATGGTATCAGGATTTTCTACCGTGAGGCGGGTGACCCAAAGAACCCATCCGTATTGCTTCTGCCTGGTTTTCCCACTTCGTCCGTGATGTTCAAAAATCTGATGACAGCTATGTCAGACAAACTTCATCTGGTAGCTCCGGATTTTCCGGGCTTCGGCTTCAGTGATTTCCCACCCAGAGAACAATTTGAGTATACATTCAGGAATATATCGGCTTACATCAATAAGTTTACGGATGAGATCAATCTTAGTTCTTTCACCATTTATCTTCATGACTATGGAGCTGCTGTCGGATTTCCGCTGTGCGTCAGTCATCCCGAAAAAATCGAAGGAATTATTGTCCAGAATGGTAATGCATACGAAGAGGGCGTTCGCCTTATATGGGATGAAATGAAAGAGTACTGGGAAAATCCGACACCTGAAAAAAAGGAAAAGCTCTATGCATTCCTTAGTGAGAAAGGAGTGAAAGAACAATATACTGCAGGCTTGCCCGAAGAATTAAAATCCACGATAAGCCCCGAATTATGGGTCCTTGATTGGGACTCGATGAAAAGACCAGGTAATCTCGACATGCAATATGAATTAAATTGTGATTACAGGAATCACATGAAAATGTACCCCGTATTCCAGGAATATTTCCGTGCCCACCAGCCTCCTGCAATCGTCATTTGGGGAAAATATGATCCGTTCTTTAATAACGAGGAAGCTTTTTGCTACAAAAGGGATCTGCCTGATGCTCAGATTCACATGCTCAAAGGCAGCCATTGGGTCCTTGAAACAAATTTCGATGAAGTACTGAACCTAATCGATGATTTTTTCAAAAAGCGATGA
- a CDS encoding FUSC family protein, with protein sequence MNYSAELKKFVTSQYVYSAIRITLATVLPCLVLAHFGILKEYFLFPLGTSFVALCDQPGPFIRRRNALTFAIFCFVFVALIASLVMNFKLLVLLEIVVFGIFFSLIGVYGQRLAAVGSLSLVVLAIFIDGHLTGGNIFKSLLIFASGCIWFLLIFLIVTTIQPYKLAGQMIGENYLQLAEFLKIKANYYQKNPDFDKLTIQVIAKQIGIKNLQEETRETVFKTRTIVNESTTTSRLLMLMFLNSMDLHEKLMTSESDYQKLQQSFEDSMILVNIHDYLNLLAEEITNIGISLQIGSRAKSIFDLEHELKNLNVHYFELRNRQLTPDNLENFMILRQILMRINEITKEINEIYKVFSQDIKLAKSLSTGLDLKKFMPNEEKLNFKVLRNNISLSSSHFRHAIRITIALLVGYLFSMFDFLGLGHTYWILITITAILKPAYSITKKRNLLRLYGTVAGAVIAYVILHFIHINGILFTILLLSMIMCFSFLKGRYFWAVLFMTIYVFLSFNFLNPGNVDIIFKDRILDTIIAGVIAFAVSYIVLPVWEHTQNLDLMKKSAADNLIYFESVISKFLDGNFDLEDYKMKRKNAIISLANLSDNFQRMISEPKNQQKKLEVVHQFVATSHLITAYTASLSQYSKNNEKYPEIDAESWSRKIEAEMQQTSVLLNGNEINEALKMESRLEPEDSSIEDMILKRKTEIEENDLVDRRDPDKISHLTELKNIHDILELIYDVAKEQRKVIEKYKSEEEPTPPRS encoded by the coding sequence ATGAACTATTCAGCAGAGCTCAAAAAATTTGTTACCAGCCAATATGTGTATTCTGCGATCAGAATCACACTGGCAACAGTTCTGCCCTGTCTGGTTCTTGCTCACTTCGGAATCCTCAAAGAATACTTTCTTTTCCCGCTCGGAACCAGCTTTGTAGCGCTTTGTGACCAGCCCGGTCCGTTTATCAGAAGAAGAAATGCCCTTACTTTTGCTATTTTCTGCTTTGTCTTTGTGGCCCTTATTGCAAGCCTGGTGATGAATTTCAAATTGCTGGTTTTGCTGGAAATTGTGGTGTTTGGAATATTTTTCTCTCTCATCGGGGTTTACGGGCAAAGGCTTGCCGCTGTAGGTTCATTATCTCTTGTGGTGCTGGCCATTTTCATCGACGGCCATCTTACAGGAGGCAATATTTTTAAAAGTCTTCTGATTTTTGCTTCCGGATGCATCTGGTTTCTTCTGATATTCCTGATTGTTACCACCATTCAGCCCTATAAACTTGCAGGACAGATGATTGGGGAAAATTATCTCCAGCTCGCGGAATTCTTAAAAATCAAAGCCAATTATTACCAGAAAAATCCTGATTTTGATAAGCTGACGATTCAGGTTATTGCCAAGCAGATCGGGATTAAAAACCTCCAGGAAGAAACCCGGGAAACGGTTTTTAAAACCAGAACGATCGTTAACGAATCTACCACCACCAGCCGTCTTCTCATGCTGATGTTCCTGAATTCCATGGACCTTCATGAAAAGCTGATGACCTCAGAAAGTGATTATCAGAAGCTGCAGCAGAGCTTTGAGGACAGTATGATCCTGGTCAACATCCACGACTACCTCAACCTGCTTGCCGAAGAAATCACCAATATCGGGATCTCTCTTCAGATCGGAAGCAGGGCAAAATCCATATTTGATCTGGAACATGAATTGAAAAATCTCAATGTTCATTATTTTGAGCTGCGAAACAGGCAGCTGACCCCTGATAATCTGGAAAATTTTATGATTCTCCGCCAGATCCTGATGCGCATCAACGAGATCACCAAGGAAATCAATGAAATATATAAAGTATTTTCACAGGATATCAAACTGGCGAAAAGCCTTTCCACAGGTCTGGATCTGAAAAAATTTATGCCTAATGAGGAAAAGCTCAACTTCAAGGTTTTAAGGAACAATATTTCACTGTCTTCCTCTCACTTCAGGCATGCCATAAGAATCACCATCGCCCTGCTGGTGGGCTATCTTTTCTCGATGTTTGATTTCCTGGGATTGGGGCATACTTACTGGATTCTGATCACGATCACCGCAATATTGAAACCGGCCTACTCTATTACCAAGAAACGGAATCTTCTCCGTCTCTACGGAACTGTTGCCGGAGCAGTGATTGCTTACGTAATCCTGCATTTTATCCACATCAACGGAATTCTGTTTACGATCCTGCTTCTCAGCATGATCATGTGCTTCAGCTTCCTGAAAGGCAGATATTTCTGGGCGGTCCTGTTTATGACGATCTATGTGTTCCTCAGTTTTAATTTCTTAAATCCCGGAAACGTAGATATTATTTTCAAAGACCGGATCCTGGACACCATTATCGCCGGAGTGATTGCTTTTGCCGTATCCTATATTGTCCTGCCGGTTTGGGAGCATACCCAGAACCTTGACCTGATGAAGAAATCTGCAGCGGATAACCTCATCTATTTTGAAAGTGTGATCTCTAAATTCCTGGACGGAAATTTTGATCTGGAAGATTATAAAATGAAACGGAAGAACGCTATTATTTCATTGGCCAATCTTTCCGATAATTTCCAGCGAATGATCTCTGAACCGAAAAACCAGCAGAAGAAACTGGAAGTGGTGCATCAGTTTGTGGCTACCTCCCATCTGATCACGGCCTATACCGCTTCCCTTTCCCAGTACTCAAAAAACAACGAAAAGTATCCCGAAATAGATGCCGAAAGCTGGAGCAGAAAGATTGAAGCAGAAATGCAGCAGACTTCCGTCTTACTGAACGGTAATGAGATCAATGAAGCGTTAAAAATGGAGAGCCGCCTGGAACCTGAAGATTCCTCTATTGAAGATATGATCCTGAAAAGAAAAACTGAAATTGAGGAAAATGATCTTGTAGACCGACGGGATCCTGATAAAATTTCGCATTTAACGGAGCTCAAAAACATCCACGATATCCTGGAACTGATCTATGATGTCGCCAAAGAACAGCGAAAAGTCATTGAAAAATATAAAAGCGAGGAGGAACCTACTCCTCCACGATCGTAA
- a CDS encoding 4'-phosphopantetheinyl transferase family protein, which produces MPLYRDFSDDNATILVWKYDESEELDINDLLEPENAEKVKDYHPNKLLEVLMVRKLLKGLKPHSKILYKEREPFLSPKDAEISITHSFPFAAIAISKNKIGIDIEKFNPKILRVIDKFTYENERGFIPENNAPAFYTIIWSVKESMYKIHHSKYWSLKKNYEVKPFELKHLHKISCRVYDEQFSDEFKARVEFFDDYCFTIVEE; this is translated from the coding sequence ATGCCCCTTTACCGAGATTTTTCAGATGATAATGCCACCATCCTTGTATGGAAATATGATGAGAGCGAAGAACTTGATATCAACGATCTTCTGGAGCCTGAAAATGCCGAAAAGGTAAAAGATTATCATCCTAACAAGCTGCTGGAGGTGCTTATGGTACGTAAGCTTTTAAAAGGCTTAAAACCTCATTCCAAAATTCTGTACAAAGAAAGGGAGCCTTTCCTTTCCCCTAAAGATGCCGAGATTTCCATTACCCATTCATTTCCTTTTGCCGCCATTGCCATTTCCAAGAATAAAATTGGAATTGATATTGAAAAATTTAACCCTAAGATATTAAGGGTTATTGATAAATTCACCTATGAAAACGAACGGGGATTTATTCCTGAAAATAATGCTCCCGCTTTCTATACCATCATCTGGAGTGTGAAGGAAAGCATGTACAAAATTCATCATTCAAAATACTGGTCGCTGAAAAAAAATTATGAAGTAAAACCGTTTGAGCTGAAGCATCTTCACAAGATCAGCTGCAGGGTTTATGATGAACAGTTTTCCGATGAGTTCAAAGCAAGGGTAGAATTTTTTGATGATTACTGCTTTACGATCGTGGAGGAGTAG